AGGAGCATTTACGTGACCATTAGAACTAGAAATAAATTCATTATTAAATTTTTCCACCAAAGCATTGAACTCAATCTTTTGTTTGCCACTTAAAATACTTTTTGCTATTTTGACTATAGACTCGGGATTTATAGCTTGATTATTTTTATATAAACCAAAATGCAAATGCGGTCCAGTACTCATTCCAGTATTTCCTACATAGGCTATGAGTTGTCCTTTTTTAACATTTTTACCATTTCTCATACCTGTAGCAAAGCCGTTTAAATGAGCGTATAATGTCATATAATTATCAGTATGACGTATCGTCAAAACCTTACCATATCCGCCTTTGTTTCCGACAAAACTCACTACGCCATCGCCAGCAGCATATATCTTTGTCCCTTTTGGAGCAGCATAATCCATACCTAAATGCGCTCTATATCTTTTCAAGATAGGATGCCACCTTTTTGGGTTAAATCTTGAACTTATCCTAGCATTTAAAACCGGCTTTACTAAGAAGAAATTTTCTAGCTCTTTTCCGGTTTTATCGTAAAATCTATCATCGTATTGATAAACATACTTAGCTTTTCCGCGAATTTCCACCATAGAAGCTTTGATGTTTGGCATACCAAAAACACGCCCAAGTCTTCTTTTTTGAGAATAAATAATAACTAGCCTATCGCCTTTTCTAAGCCCTTTAAAATCGACACTTCCTTTAAACGCATTCATAAATGAACTTGCTAAGGCGACATTTCCAGTGCTAGATATGATATCTTGATACGGAGATCTGTTTATATCTATGCTTAAGACAAGATCTTCTGTGGAGTATATGATAGGCAAAAACTCCAAAACAAATTTTCCCAAATGATCTTTATATATATGTATTTGAAGCTCTTCACTAATAGGAATCAAAACTTGAGTTATGTTATCAAACTCATCTCTTAAGATCTGAAATCTAGTTCCGCTCATTATCTCACTGGCTAGTTCTTGATCTTCTTTTTCTAAGTTATAATATAAAGCTAAAGGAATTTTATTGTTTTCCAAAAACATCAAAAAACTCTCGCCATTTGGCCATATTAGTTCTTCAACGCTTGGTTTTATAGCATATAAATTTATCACGCAAAATAAAAATAAAATAATCTTTCTAAGCATAAACTACCTCTGTAAAAAAAATCTCATTATTTTAACTTAAACTTACTTACATAATACTTTTTGCTATCTCTAAAAATCTCATATTAAGGTAAATCACTTTGCGAAAATTAAAATAAATTTAGATATAATGATGAAAATTTACACACAGGAGAAATGATTGAAAAGAGTTCTTTTTATGGTTTTTATCTTATGCGGCTTTGCTTTTGGAGCTGAATTTAATATGAAAACAACCTATGCTTTAATACTAAATTTACAAGATAATATAGCTGAGATAACAGATAGTCCAGATATTATAGTCGGTAGTAGTGGCGTTGTTATGCATAAATTTAAAGATGGAAGTAAATCCATCATCGCAAGAGCTGTAGTAACACAGAAGCAAAATGGTTTTGCCAAAGTTAGATTTGAGGTTTTTGGATCACTTAAGCAAACTGCACTTCCAGTGCCAAAAATGTTGCCTATCGTCGGCGATGAGATCATATTAAATTATCTATATGACAGATCTCTTATCATAGTTCCAAATAAAGAAATTTATAAAGAAATAACAGAAAATTTCAAAAACATTACTTTTATCCATCCAGATATCGTAGGAGCTTATCTTCACTACGAATACAAACCAAATCCTAGCAGAGAAGATTTCCGCAAAATGTGTGCTAATAGTGCTGCTGGACTTATATTTATAGCACTTGATGGCGAAGCTGTTTTTGCTGATTGTGGTAGTTTTGAAGTGCTAAAAAGATTTAAAAGCGGATCAGTTGATTACTATCAACTTCCATTTTATACAAGGGTACAAGGCATCGATACCGTATTTTGGAAACTAGATAGCGCTAAGATAAACAACTATGATGAATACTATAAAAGATTGCTTAAGGAAAAATAATGGATAGTAAGCATATTAAATTTTTTGAAAAACTTTTAGGCGAAGAAAATGCTAAATTTGATAAAGCACACAAAATAGCCTACTGCTACGATGCTACAAAAAAGCGTTTTGAGCCTGATGGAGTGCTATTTCCAAGATGCGAAAAAGATGTTAGCGATATACTTAAATACTGCAATGAAAATAAAATAGTTATAGTCCCAAGAGGTGCTGGAAGCGGATTTACCGGTGGAGCTTTAGCAGCTAGTGGCGGAGTTGTCTTGTCATTTGAAAAACATATGAATAAAATATTAGAAATAGATATGCAAAATATGGTAGCAGTCGTAGAACCAGGGCTTATAAATATAAAATTACAAAAAGCAGTAGAAGAAGTGGGGCTTTTTTATCCGCCAGATCCTGCTAGTGAAAACTACAGTACTATAGGTGGAAATGTGAGTGAAAATGCAGGCGGTATGCGTGCTGCAAAATACGGTATAACTAAAGATTACGTTATGGCTTTAAGAGCTGTGTTGCCAAATGGAGACATAATAAGAGCAGGAAAACGCACTATAAAAGACGTAGCAGGATATAATATAGCCGGTATTTTAATAGCTAGTGAGGGAAGCTTGGCTGTTATCACGCAGATCACTTTAAAACTCATCGCAAAACCTAAATTTAAAAAAACCGCAATGGGTGTATTTCCTAGTGTAAATGCTGCTATGAACGCTGTTTATAAAACTATGGTAGCAGGAGTAACACCTGTGGCGATGGAGTTTTTAGACAATCTAAGCATAAATGCCGTTGAAAATAAATTTGCCAAAGGTCTGCCAAGAGACGCTGGGGCTATACTTATAAGCGATGTAGATGGATCAAATTTAGATGTTTTAGAAAGCGAGCTAGAGATCATCAAAAACGTATTTGAACAAAACGGCGCAACAGGATTTAAAGTAGCAAAAAACGAAGAAGAATCCGCCGATATATGGTTTGCAAGGCGTAACTGCTCTCAAGCTATAACTTGCTATGGAAGTTTAAAGCTAAATGAAGACATTACAGTTCCTCGCTCAAAGCTACCTGAACTTCTAGAAAAAATCAAAGAAATATCAGCAAAATTTAAAGTAACAACTCCTTGTTTTGGACATACAGGCGATGGAAATGTTCATACAAACGTTATGGTAGATAGAGATGATCCTGACGCAGTAAAAAGAGGACATGAAGCGATAACTGAAATTTTTAAAGTCGCAGTTGAACTTGGCGGAACACTATCTGGAGAGCACGGCATAGGAATCAGCAAAGCGCCATTTATGAGTCTTGCATTTAGTGATGAAGAGATGAATCTTTTTAGAACAATAAAAAAAGCATTTGATCCAAATGGCATCTTAAATCCAAATAAAATGGGACTTTGATGAGTATAAATAGGCAAAAAATTTGGATAAGCCTTAAAAATATATATAAAATCGCTGAGGATAAGCAGCTTATGCACTTTGCTGCTAGCCTTAGTTTTCATACCATTTTATCTTTGATACCAGTTTTGCTTATATCTCTATCTATATTTACGCAACTGCCTAGTTTTAAGGAGTATTATGCAAAGATAAAAGATTTTATATTTTCAAATTTACTTCCGTCAAATCAAGAAAATATAGTTAGTTATATAGATCAATTTTTATCTAACTCAAACAATCTAGGTATTGTAGGTCTTATAGGAGTAATCATAACTAGCATTATGTTTTTTAGCGATTACGAGTTTGTAATATCTAAACTAACAAATACAAAATCACGTGGTTTTTGGCGTTCTCTTAGCACGTATTGGACGCTTATCACACTTATGCCTCTTGGTCTTGGGCTGTCGTTTTGGTTATCAAATTTAATCCAAAATATCCTTAGCCAAAGCAGTTACACGAGCGGTATAAATTTTCTAGGTGTGTTTCCGTATCTGATTATCTGGGCGATCTTTAGCATAACATATCTTATATCCATAAATAAAGATTTAAATCTAAAAAACGTGATCTTTAGTGCATTTTGTTCGTCTTTTATATGGTCGCTCTCAAAATGGATATTTATAGAATACACTTTTTACAACAAAACATATACAAGCATTTACGGCTCATTTTCAATCCTGCTGTTTTTCTTTG
The sequence above is a segment of the Campylobacter hyointestinalis subsp. lawsonii genome. Coding sequences within it:
- a CDS encoding peptidoglycan DD-metalloendopeptidase family protein → MLRKIILFLFCVINLYAIKPSVEELIWPNGESFLMFLENNKIPLALYYNLEKEDQELASEIMSGTRFQILRDEFDNITQVLIPISEELQIHIYKDHLGKFVLEFLPIIYSTEDLVLSIDINRSPYQDIISSTGNVALASSFMNAFKGSVDFKGLRKGDRLVIIYSQKRRLGRVFGMPNIKASMVEIRGKAKYVYQYDDRFYDKTGKELENFFLVKPVLNARISSRFNPKRWHPILKRYRAHLGMDYAAPKGTKIYAAGDGVVSFVGNKGGYGKVLTIRHTDNYMTLYAHLNGFATGMRNGKNVKKGQLIAYVGNTGMSTGPHLHFGLYKNNQAINPESIVKIAKSILSGKQKIEFNALVEKFNNEFISSSNGHVNAPKEEDFENVIAF
- a CDS encoding plasminogen-binding N-terminal domain-containing protein, whose product is MKRVLFMVFILCGFAFGAEFNMKTTYALILNLQDNIAEITDSPDIIVGSSGVVMHKFKDGSKSIIARAVVTQKQNGFAKVRFEVFGSLKQTALPVPKMLPIVGDEIILNYLYDRSLIIVPNKEIYKEITENFKNITFIHPDIVGAYLHYEYKPNPSREDFRKMCANSAAGLIFIALDGEAVFADCGSFEVLKRFKSGSVDYYQLPFYTRVQGIDTVFWKLDSAKINNYDEYYKRLLKEK
- a CDS encoding FAD-linked oxidase C-terminal domain-containing protein, translating into MDSKHIKFFEKLLGEENAKFDKAHKIAYCYDATKKRFEPDGVLFPRCEKDVSDILKYCNENKIVIVPRGAGSGFTGGALAASGGVVLSFEKHMNKILEIDMQNMVAVVEPGLINIKLQKAVEEVGLFYPPDPASENYSTIGGNVSENAGGMRAAKYGITKDYVMALRAVLPNGDIIRAGKRTIKDVAGYNIAGILIASEGSLAVITQITLKLIAKPKFKKTAMGVFPSVNAAMNAVYKTMVAGVTPVAMEFLDNLSINAVENKFAKGLPRDAGAILISDVDGSNLDVLESELEIIKNVFEQNGATGFKVAKNEEESADIWFARRNCSQAITCYGSLKLNEDITVPRSKLPELLEKIKEISAKFKVTTPCFGHTGDGNVHTNVMVDRDDPDAVKRGHEAITEIFKVAVELGGTLSGEHGIGISKAPFMSLAFSDEEMNLFRTIKKAFDPNGILNPNKMGL
- a CDS encoding YihY family inner membrane protein → MSINRQKIWISLKNIYKIAEDKQLMHFAASLSFHTILSLIPVLLISLSIFTQLPSFKEYYAKIKDFIFSNLLPSNQENIVSYIDQFLSNSNNLGIVGLIGVIITSIMFFSDYEFVISKLTNTKSRGFWRSLSTYWTLITLMPLGLGLSFWLSNLIQNILSQSSYTSGINFLGVFPYLIIWAIFSITYLISINKDLNLKNVIFSAFCSSFIWSLSKWIFIEYTFYNKTYTSIYGSFSILLFFFVWIYLSWIIFLYGIKLCNILEQNINDKTTLAL